One Channa argus isolate prfri chromosome 15, Channa argus male v1.0, whole genome shotgun sequence DNA segment encodes these proteins:
- the cln3 gene encoding battenin isoform X2, translating to MERSGSVNADPGPPSDTNGRFTQWRNWAGFWFLGLCNNFAYVVMLSAAHDILVKQESRNTTASNFETLGLQVGNGSNSSRYDCNPVSTAAVLLADILPTLVLKLFAPFVIHKMPYGVRVLLCIVMASSSFLLVSFSSSVLMSIIGVIFASFSSGLGELSFLSLSVFFTRDVLEGWGSGTGGAGVSGALLYSGLTQAGLSARVTLLIMLVVPFFMFISYFFLLVPPSLLPQWRSRETEYAVVGSEDRRQLMDESEEEEEQERSTIERTTGPLTITEKLHVIKGLLRFILPLGLVYLAEYFINQGLMELLYFPNFSLSHAEQYRWYQTLYQLGVLLSRSSLCCLKIRKIWVLSLLQVLNAVILFVAVLYQFLPSAWLVFVIVLYEGLLGGAAYVNTFYFISKEIKDRHREFAMAASSVGDSLGIALAGAFSFPVHRYFCDL from the exons ATGGAGCGGTCAGGCAGCGTCAACGCAGATCCTGGTCCACCCTCTGACACTAATG GTCGTTTCACACAGTGGCGCAACTGGGCTGGATTTTG GTTCCTTGGATTGTGCAACAACTTTGCCTATGTTGTAATGCTGAGTGCTGCACATGACATCCTCGTAAAACAAGAGTCCAGAAACACCACAGCATCT AACTTTGAAACATTGGGTCTTCAGGTTGGGAATGGTAGCAACAGTAGTCGCTATGACTGCAATCCCGTCTCTACTGCG GCAGTGCTGTTAGCGGACATTCTCCCAACACTTGTCCTCAAGTTGTTTGCTCCTTTTGTAATCCACAAAATGCCTTACGG tgTCCGAGTCTTGCTCTGCATCGTCATGGCATCATCAAGTTTCCTTCTTGTGTCCTTCTCATCATCTGTGTTGATGAGTATAATAG GAGTGATATTTGCCAGCTTTAGCTCTGGACTCGGAGAACTGTCTTTCCTGTCTCTCAGTGTCTTCTTCACCAG GGATGTACTGGAAGGTTGGGGCTCGGGTACGGGTGGTGCTGGTGTTTCTGGAGCCCTACTGTATTCAGGCCTCACCCAAGCTGGTCTGTCAGCTAGGGTCACACTTCTCATCATGCTGGTGGTCCCATTCTTTATGTTTAtcag CTATTTCTTCCTGCTGGTTCCTCCATCTTTGTTACCTCAGTGGAGAAGCAGGGAGACAGAATATGCTGTGGTGGGCTCAGAGGACAGACGGCAGCTGATGGATGAatcagaagaagaggaggagcaggaaagATCAACCATAG AAAGGACCACTGGACCCCTCACCATCACAGAGAAACTGCATGTAATCAAA GGGTTGCTCAGGTTTATCTTACCTCTGGGGCTGGTCTACCTTGCTGAATACTTCATCAACCAGGGCTTG ATGGAACTGCTGTATTTCCCAAACTTTTCCCTGTCCCACGCAGAGCAGTATCGCTG GTACCAGACACTGTACCAGCTTGGTGTGTTGTTGTCTCGATCCTCTTTGTGCTGTTTGAAGATCCGGAAAATCTGGGTTCTGTCTCTGCTACAG GTGCTGAATGCAGTGATTTTATTTGTCGCAGTGCTTTACCAATTTCTGCCCAGTGCCTGGcttgtgtttgttattgttcTCTATGAGGGTCTGTTAGGAGGAGCTGCGTATGTGAATACGTTCTACTTCATCAGCAAGGAG ATAAAGGACAGACACAGGGAGTTTGCCATGGCTGCTTCCAGTGTAGGAGACAGCCTGGGTATTGCTCTGGCTGGAGCCTTTTCCTTTCCTGTTCACAGATACTTCTGTGACCTGTGA
- the cln3 gene encoding battenin isoform X1 yields MERSGSVNADPGPPSDTNGRFTQWRNWAGFWFLGLCNNFAYVVMLSAAHDILVKQESRNTTASNFETLGLQVGNGSNSSRYDCNPVSTAAVLLADILPTLVLKLFAPFVIHKMPYGVRVLLCIVMASSSFLLVSFSSSVLMSIIGVIFASFSSGLGELSFLSLSVFFTRDVLEGWGSGTGGAGVSGALLYSGLTQAGLSARVTLLIMLVVPFFMFISYFFLLVPPSLLPQWRSRETEYAVVGSEDRRQLMDESEEEEEQERSTIVERTTGPLTITEKLHVIKGLLRFILPLGLVYLAEYFINQGLMELLYFPNFSLSHAEQYRWYQTLYQLGVLLSRSSLCCLKIRKIWVLSLLQVLNAVILFVAVLYQFLPSAWLVFVIVLYEGLLGGAAYVNTFYFISKEIKDRHREFAMAASSVGDSLGIALAGAFSFPVHRYFCDL; encoded by the exons ATGGAGCGGTCAGGCAGCGTCAACGCAGATCCTGGTCCACCCTCTGACACTAATG GTCGTTTCACACAGTGGCGCAACTGGGCTGGATTTTG GTTCCTTGGATTGTGCAACAACTTTGCCTATGTTGTAATGCTGAGTGCTGCACATGACATCCTCGTAAAACAAGAGTCCAGAAACACCACAGCATCT AACTTTGAAACATTGGGTCTTCAGGTTGGGAATGGTAGCAACAGTAGTCGCTATGACTGCAATCCCGTCTCTACTGCG GCAGTGCTGTTAGCGGACATTCTCCCAACACTTGTCCTCAAGTTGTTTGCTCCTTTTGTAATCCACAAAATGCCTTACGG tgTCCGAGTCTTGCTCTGCATCGTCATGGCATCATCAAGTTTCCTTCTTGTGTCCTTCTCATCATCTGTGTTGATGAGTATAATAG GAGTGATATTTGCCAGCTTTAGCTCTGGACTCGGAGAACTGTCTTTCCTGTCTCTCAGTGTCTTCTTCACCAG GGATGTACTGGAAGGTTGGGGCTCGGGTACGGGTGGTGCTGGTGTTTCTGGAGCCCTACTGTATTCAGGCCTCACCCAAGCTGGTCTGTCAGCTAGGGTCACACTTCTCATCATGCTGGTGGTCCCATTCTTTATGTTTAtcag CTATTTCTTCCTGCTGGTTCCTCCATCTTTGTTACCTCAGTGGAGAAGCAGGGAGACAGAATATGCTGTGGTGGGCTCAGAGGACAGACGGCAGCTGATGGATGAatcagaagaagaggaggagcaggaaagATCAACCATAG TAGAAAGGACCACTGGACCCCTCACCATCACAGAGAAACTGCATGTAATCAAA GGGTTGCTCAGGTTTATCTTACCTCTGGGGCTGGTCTACCTTGCTGAATACTTCATCAACCAGGGCTTG ATGGAACTGCTGTATTTCCCAAACTTTTCCCTGTCCCACGCAGAGCAGTATCGCTG GTACCAGACACTGTACCAGCTTGGTGTGTTGTTGTCTCGATCCTCTTTGTGCTGTTTGAAGATCCGGAAAATCTGGGTTCTGTCTCTGCTACAG GTGCTGAATGCAGTGATTTTATTTGTCGCAGTGCTTTACCAATTTCTGCCCAGTGCCTGGcttgtgtttgttattgttcTCTATGAGGGTCTGTTAGGAGGAGCTGCGTATGTGAATACGTTCTACTTCATCAGCAAGGAG ATAAAGGACAGACACAGGGAGTTTGCCATGGCTGCTTCCAGTGTAGGAGACAGCCTGGGTATTGCTCTGGCTGGAGCCTTTTCCTTTCCTGTTCACAGATACTTCTGTGACCTGTGA
- the LOC137100553 gene encoding tryptase-2-like produces the protein MAFCKFLSVLVLIHNITGLLGAEVRTGIVGGKDAVKGKWPWMVLLNITSDGVTKWRCGGTILNNKWILTAANCWDKSIHPEAKLSRSAAWIGSHELQKSSVRYMQIEYVLPHSKYQNKNGIFLNDIALVKLKKKIDFQTSVQPVSLPSVDETFDSSSECWITGWGYTGTAVPLKDPETLQELKINIVSQSDCKSRYPDLNSDMLCAGDIKGGKDACKGDYGGPLMCRTAGGFVQVGIMSSGGPNGCGLQGYPGIYTRVSKHLQFINDYIHHG, from the exons ATGGCTTTCTGCAAATTCCTGTCTGTGCTGGTGCTGATCCACAACATCACGG GTTTGCTTGGAGCTGAAGTTAGGACTGGTATTGTCGGTGGGAAGGATGCTGTGAAGGGCAAATGGCCGTGGATGGTCCTCCTAAACATCACCTCTGATGGCGTTACTAAGTGGCGCTGTGGAGGCACCATCCTCAACAATAAATGGATCCTAACTGCTGCAAACTGCTGGGATAAATCCAT aCACCCCGAGGCTAAGTTGTCTCGATCGGCTGCATGGATCGGCTCACATGAactgcagaagagttctgttcgGTACATGCAAATTGAGTATGTCTTACCTCACTCTAAGTACCAAAACAAGAATGGCATCTTCCTAAATGACATTGCCCTGGTCAAGCTGAAGAAGAAGATAGATTTTCAGACATCTGTTCAGCCAGTGAGTTTGCCCAGTGTTGATGAAACCTTTGACTCATCATCTGAGTGTTGGATCACTGGCTGGGGGTACACTGGCACTGCTG TTCCACTGAAAGATCCAGAAACCCTTCAGGAACTGAAGATCAACATCGTCTCTCAGAGTGATTGTAAGTCACGCTATCCTGACCTGAACTCTGACATGCTGTGTGCGGGTGAcataaaaggaggaaaggacGCCTGCAAA GGGGATTATGGTGGTCCGCTGATGTGTCGTACAGCTGGTGGCTTTGTACAAGTTGGCATCATGAGCTCTGGGGGTCCTAATGGTTGTGGTCTCCAAGGCTACCCTGGCATCTACACCCGAGTGTCAAAACACCTGCAGTTCATCAATGACTATATACATCATGGCTAG
- the cln3 gene encoding battenin isoform X3 yields the protein MLSAAHDILVKQESRNTTASNFETLGLQVGNGSNSSRYDCNPVSTAAVLLADILPTLVLKLFAPFVIHKMPYGVRVLLCIVMASSSFLLVSFSSSVLMSIIGVIFASFSSGLGELSFLSLSVFFTRDVLEGWGSGTGGAGVSGALLYSGLTQAGLSARVTLLIMLVVPFFMFISYFFLLVPPSLLPQWRSRETEYAVVGSEDRRQLMDESEEEEEQERSTIVERTTGPLTITEKLHVIKGLLRFILPLGLVYLAEYFINQGLMELLYFPNFSLSHAEQYRWYQTLYQLGVLLSRSSLCCLKIRKIWVLSLLQVLNAVILFVAVLYQFLPSAWLVFVIVLYEGLLGGAAYVNTFYFISKEIKDRHREFAMAASSVGDSLGIALAGAFSFPVHRYFCDL from the exons ATGCTGAGTGCTGCACATGACATCCTCGTAAAACAAGAGTCCAGAAACACCACAGCATCT AACTTTGAAACATTGGGTCTTCAGGTTGGGAATGGTAGCAACAGTAGTCGCTATGACTGCAATCCCGTCTCTACTGCG GCAGTGCTGTTAGCGGACATTCTCCCAACACTTGTCCTCAAGTTGTTTGCTCCTTTTGTAATCCACAAAATGCCTTACGG tgTCCGAGTCTTGCTCTGCATCGTCATGGCATCATCAAGTTTCCTTCTTGTGTCCTTCTCATCATCTGTGTTGATGAGTATAATAG GAGTGATATTTGCCAGCTTTAGCTCTGGACTCGGAGAACTGTCTTTCCTGTCTCTCAGTGTCTTCTTCACCAG GGATGTACTGGAAGGTTGGGGCTCGGGTACGGGTGGTGCTGGTGTTTCTGGAGCCCTACTGTATTCAGGCCTCACCCAAGCTGGTCTGTCAGCTAGGGTCACACTTCTCATCATGCTGGTGGTCCCATTCTTTATGTTTAtcag CTATTTCTTCCTGCTGGTTCCTCCATCTTTGTTACCTCAGTGGAGAAGCAGGGAGACAGAATATGCTGTGGTGGGCTCAGAGGACAGACGGCAGCTGATGGATGAatcagaagaagaggaggagcaggaaagATCAACCATAG TAGAAAGGACCACTGGACCCCTCACCATCACAGAGAAACTGCATGTAATCAAA GGGTTGCTCAGGTTTATCTTACCTCTGGGGCTGGTCTACCTTGCTGAATACTTCATCAACCAGGGCTTG ATGGAACTGCTGTATTTCCCAAACTTTTCCCTGTCCCACGCAGAGCAGTATCGCTG GTACCAGACACTGTACCAGCTTGGTGTGTTGTTGTCTCGATCCTCTTTGTGCTGTTTGAAGATCCGGAAAATCTGGGTTCTGTCTCTGCTACAG GTGCTGAATGCAGTGATTTTATTTGTCGCAGTGCTTTACCAATTTCTGCCCAGTGCCTGGcttgtgtttgttattgttcTCTATGAGGGTCTGTTAGGAGGAGCTGCGTATGTGAATACGTTCTACTTCATCAGCAAGGAG ATAAAGGACAGACACAGGGAGTTTGCCATGGCTGCTTCCAGTGTAGGAGACAGCCTGGGTATTGCTCTGGCTGGAGCCTTTTCCTTTCCTGTTCACAGATACTTCTGTGACCTGTGA
- the LOC137100550 gene encoding serine/threonine-protein phosphatase 4 catalytic subunit B gives MCVTMGDISDLDRQIEQLRRCELIKENEVKALCAKAREILVEESNVQRVDSPVTVCGDIHGQFYDLKELFRVGGDVPETNYLFMGDFVDRGFYSVETFLLLLALKVRYPDRITLIRGNHESRQITQVYGFYDECLRKYGSVTVWRYCTEIFDYLSLSAIIDGKIFCVHGGLSPSIQTLDQIRTIDRKQEVPHDGPMCDLLWSDPEDTTGWGVSPRGAGYLFGSDVVAQFNAANDIHMICRAHQLVMEGYKWHFNETVLTVWSAPNYCYRCGNVAAILELDEHLQREFIIFEAAPQETRGIPSKKPVADYFL, from the exons ATGTGTGTGACAATGGGGGACATCAGTGACCTGGATCGACAGATAGAGCAGCTCAGACGCTGTGAGCTCATTAAGGAAAATGAAGTCAAAGCACTGTGTGCCAAAGCCAG AGAGATTCTGGTTGAAGAAAGCAATGTCCAGAGAGTAGATTCTCCTGTCACA GTTTGCGGTGATATTCACGGTCAGTTCTATGACCTGAAAGAGCTCTTCAGA GTTGGTGGAGATGTACCAGAAACCAATTATCTCTTCATGGGAGACTTTGTTGATAGGGGATTCTACAGCGTTGagacttttcttcttctgctagCTCTTAAG GTACGTTACCCAGATAGAATAACCTTGATCCGAGGAAACCACGAGTCCCGGCAAATCACCCAGGTCTACGGCTTTTATGATGAGTGCCTACGCAAGTACGGCTCAGTCACTGTGTGGAGATACTGCACTGAGATATTTGACtatctgtccctttctgctATTATTGACGGAAAG ATCTTCTGTGTGCACGGTGGCCTTTCCCCCTCCATTCAGACACTGGACCAGATCCGGACAATTGACAGAAAACAGGAAGTACCACATGATGGGCCCATGTGTGACCTCCTGTGGTCAGACCCTGAAG ACACAACCGGGTGGGGGGTAAGTCCCAGAGGTGCTGGATACTTGTTTGGTAGCGATGTGGTGGCCCAGTTCAACGCTGCCAATGACATTCACATGATTTGTCGAGCACACCAACTGGTCATGGAGGGCTACAAGTGGCACTTCAATGAGACGGTGCTTACGGTGTGGTCAGCACCCAACTACTGCTACAG ATGTGGCAATGTGGCAGCCATCTTGGAGCTGGATGAGCATCTACAGAGGGAATTCATCATATTCGAGGCAGCACCACAAGAGACCAGAGGCATCCCCTCCAAGAAGCCAGTAGCTGACTATTTCCTGTAA